In Allocoprobacillus halotolerans, a genomic segment contains:
- a CDS encoding aminotransferase class I/II-fold pyridoxal phosphate-dependent enzyme, producing the protein MTHGAINANELVLMSLLEAGDHIVSLFPTYQQMYDFPLSLGCEVSLIHLKEEKNWLPDIEDFRSCMQKNTKMICLNSPNNPTGTTIPIPLMKEVIALAKAYDCYILCDEIYRGVDTENQELYPSWSDYYDKAIVTQSLSKVFSFAGLRLGWVKGPKDVIDLINYRRDYHIISSGPLDDYLACLVLENKDVILKRSIAICQRNKDILKQWLAQEPLVSCVIPRHGTVCFLHYHLDIPSAYFCEKLQEETGVFFVPGSAFDKEYHLRFGFTQDEKTMKEGLMTFSHWLRQFDQKPIEVIL; encoded by the coding sequence ATAACACATGGGGCAATTAATGCCAATGAATTGGTATTAATGAGTTTATTAGAGGCTGGTGATCATATTGTCAGTTTATTTCCAACCTATCAACAGATGTATGATTTCCCATTATCTTTAGGTTGTGAAGTTTCTTTGATTCATTTAAAGGAAGAAAAGAACTGGTTACCAGATATTGAAGATTTTCGTTCTTGTATGCAAAAGAATACCAAAATGATTTGTTTAAATTCACCTAACAATCCAACTGGAACAACTATTCCAATACCATTAATGAAAGAAGTCATTGCTCTTGCAAAAGCATATGATTGTTATATCTTGTGTGATGAGATTTATCGTGGTGTTGATACTGAAAACCAAGAATTATATCCATCATGGAGTGATTATTATGATAAAGCGATTGTAACACAGAGTTTGTCTAAAGTCTTTTCTTTTGCTGGATTAAGACTGGGATGGGTTAAAGGGCCTAAAGATGTGATTGATTTGATTAATTATCGTCGTGATTATCATATTATCAGTTCTGGGCCATTGGATGATTATTTGGCTTGTCTTGTTTTGGAAAATAAAGATGTGATTTTAAAACGTAGTATTGCTATTTGTCAAAGAAATAAAGATATTTTAAAACAATGGTTAGCACAAGAGCCACTTGTATCATGTGTTATTCCAAGACATGGAACGGTTTGTTTTTTACATTATCATTTGGATATCCCATCTGCTTATTTCTGTGAAAAATTACAAGAAGAAACAGGGGTATTCTTTGTACCAGGCAGTGCCTTTGATAAAGAATATCATTTAAGATTTGGATTTACACAAGATGAAAAAACAATGAAAGAAGGTTTAATGACTTTCTCACATTGGTTAAGACAGTTTGATCAAAAGCCTATTGAAGTAATTTTATAG